The genomic window CCGGAGAACAGCCCACCGGGCAGATGGCGGATATGCAGCTCGAGTAATTCGTCATCATGCGGGGTGTTGGCAAGGGAGAAACTCCGCCGCTGACCGCCGCGCAGGAGGAAGTCGATGTACTGTCCCGGCAGGAACGCCAGGCGCTTGTCCCGGGGCAGCTTGAGGAACACCCGTCGCACGTCCGGCGCGCAGTCCTCGACCCGCTCAACCCGGGCGGGTAAACGCTGTGGGCGGATATCACCGGCATCGCGCACCTCACCGACGCGGATCACCAGATCGCTCGTCGCACGGGCCTGGCAGAACAGGGCCTTGCCGGCCTCATCCTGGTCGCCGTCGATGGCGGGAGGGAGGCCGTCGGGGTAGGCGATGCGGCCCTCGACCACATCCCCCATACAGGTCCCACAAGTGCCGCCGCGGCAGCTGTAGGGCAGCATGAGACCCGCGCGCATCGCGGCGTCGATCACGCTCTCGCCATCATCGACATCAAAGGCATGGTCGGTCTCGGCAATGCGCACCTGATAGCTCATGAGTTGCCTCCGTTAATGGCCGAATCGGGCCACTGGCTGATTGCATTGATCGTCATTGTACGGGCCTGGCTACGCAAAGCGGGCGGCGACGGGTGTGTGATCCGACGGCCGCTCCCACGTGCGTGGATCACGCTCGATGGTGCTGGACTGCAGGCTGGCCGTGATCGCCGGGCTGGTCAGGATCAGGTCGATCCGCAGGCCTCGGTTGCGTTTGAAGTTGTTCATTCGGTAGTCCCACCAGGAAAACGCCATCTCGGGCTGCTCGAAGGCACGGAAGCTGTCCGTGAAGCCGAGATCCAGCAGCCGCTGGAGTGCTTCGCGCTCGGGCGCCGAACAGAGAATCTGATCACGCCAGGCGTCGGGATCGTGGACATCGGCATCAGTCGGGGCAATGTTGAAGTCCCCCACCACGACGACCCGCTCGTGACGCTCGCATTCCGCGGCCAACCAGTCCCGGAGCTTTTTCAGCCAGTCGAGCTTGTACCCATATTTGTCACTGTCGACGGCCTTACCGTTCGGCACATAGAGATTGATGAAGCGCACCCCATCCACCGTGACGCCCAGGACCCTTCGCTGTGGATCCTCGATGCCGGGCAGATCGGTGATGACGTCGCTGATTGGCGAGCGCGCCAGAACGGCAACGCCGTTGTAGGTCTTCTGCCCGGTGAAGACGACCTCATAGCCGGCCTCACGGATGGCCTGCCGGGGAAACTTCTCGTCGGTCAGCTTGGT from Spiribacter curvatus includes these protein-coding regions:
- a CDS encoding CDP-6-deoxy-delta-3,4-glucoseen reductase, which gives rise to MSYQVRIAETDHAFDVDDGESVIDAAMRAGLMLPYSCRGGTCGTCMGDVVEGRIAYPDGLPPAIDGDQDEAGKALFCQARATSDLVIRVGEVRDAGDIRPQRLPARVERVEDCAPDVRRVFLKLPRDKRLAFLPGQYIDFLLRGGQRRSFSLANTPHDDELLELHIRHLPGGLFSGYVFNDMKEGALLRFEGPLGNFFLRDDSDRPMILIGGGTGFSPVKGIVEQALHTGVKRPMHIYWGARARPDLYLDALPREWEAQHSNIAYTPVLSDPAAEDEWSGSTGFVHEQVVRDHPDLSGFDVYMSGPPPMINAAKTAFAEAGLPADRLFYDSFEAAPETR
- the xth gene encoding exodeoxyribonuclease III; the protein is MKVASWNVNSLNVRLPHVLEWLESAQPDILGLQETKLTDEKFPRQAIREAGYEVVFTGQKTYNGVAVLARSPISDVITDLPGIEDPQRRVLGVTVDGVRFINLYVPNGKAVDSDKYGYKLDWLKKLRDWLAAECERHERVVVVGDFNIAPTDADVHDPDAWRDQILCSAPEREALQRLLDLGFTDSFRAFEQPEMAFSWWDYRMNNFKRNRGLRIDLILTSPAITASLQSSTIERDPRTWERPSDHTPVAARFA